TGTTTTTTGGATCTCTATACCGCGATTAAACCAATTGATATTTTTATCGCGCGAAGGTTCTCGAATTATCAAGAAAGTCTCTTTAGCTAGTCTATTAGCGGCTATAACAAGGTTTTTCATCCTTACTTAGAAACCGCGAATAAATTAAAAAAACTCTAAAATCGATTTTTAAAAATGGTGCTAAATTCATTTTGAGCAAGGAGGTTTCTATGAACCTAACGAACATCCCAAATGACGAACTAACTCGTCGTCTCGAAAAACTTGTGCGCACAGAAAGAAAAATCACACATCTGATTTTACAGCATATAAATGAAATTGAATCCCGAAGGCTTTACGCTGATTTGGGTTACGATGGAATGTTTTCTTATCTAACAAAAGGGTTGGGGTATTCAGAATCCAGTGCTTATCGCCGTATTCAATCAGCGCGGCTTTTAAGACAAATCCCTGAGGTTGCAGAAAGATTGGAAAACGGAGCTCTGAATTTATCCCAACTCACACAATTGAATAAGTGCCTCAGAGAAGAGACACGTACATCAGGCATCGGGGCAACTAGAATAGATACTAAAGCACTTCTTAAAGAAATCGAGCACAAAAACACCTATGACACCCAAAAAGTTCTCGCCAAAGAGTTTAACCAATACCCGCAAAAAAGGACACTCATAAAGCCTCAGTCCGATGCCAGTATTCGTCTGGAGGTGACTTTAAGCCAAGAAGATTTCTCTGATCTAAGTAAAGCCAGATCCCTTCTTTCGCATTCATGTCCAGATGGATCTTGGAGTGACGTCATTTCAACATTGGCAAGAAAGTTTATAAAAACGAAAATGAGTGTTAAGACAAATCATAATCAAAAAAAAGCGATATAGGTTGAATCACAAACATACAAGACTGAGAGGAAAGTCCTCTCGGCCTTGTAGAAGAACTTAACTATCGATAGAGAATCCAGCCTAACGCTGCAACGAAGAACAAGATTGAATACAGCTTTCGCGAGCCATCTTCACCCGGGGGGCCACACAGTCGGCGGTTCCCTTGTGGCGAACGATCGAAAGAGTTCCCACATTGGGGGTGTATGTCTTGCCGTTAAACTTCGCAAGACATGTGTAGTAGGCGTATTTTTCCAAACCCGTTTTCATCTTACTGCTAGTGGGAAGATAGTCCCGAGCTTCGTAGTAGTTAATCCCGATCCCTTCCTTATTCGGAGAACTTTGCGCCACGACGAAATCAAAGCGATCAGACGTCAGTTTCGCGCACTCACTTTCGGACTTAACGCTGTTAACACCAAAGGGGTCTGCGCCAACTTTATCGATCAATAAAACGTGACCATAGACCGCGACAATGTCACCCGCCTTTATCGTGGTGGCCGGCGAAACAGAGATTTTATTTAAACACGTCAGACCGTTATCCTGAGGCTCGACGTAAGAGGACGATCCCCACGCCCAAGCATCTGAAGCTTTCAAAGCGCGACCGGCTTTCAAACGAAGTCCTGCCGTAGCCATGGAAGTAAAGACGTAGCCTGAGCAGTCAATTCCAAGAACACTGGTCCCGTCTCCGTTATTCTTGAACATATCAATTTCCGCATTCGCGGCGGTGGTCGCATAGGGTTTTCCACCATAGTCATAAATCAGCGGATTAGAGCGCACGTTGAAACACCCCTCACCATAAGTCGTCATATCTTTAATGTAGTAATGCGAGCCTTGAACCTTGGCCAAACTGGCAATCTGGCGTTTACTGCCAACGCCATCAGAGTGTTTGCCGACGATGCTAATCCCCTGCACATTGGGTGCTTGCGCATCCAGCGATGGAAGTTGCACACTTTGGCAACTTTGATAAGTTGTCGCGAAGGCCCAGCGTCCCCCGAAAACAGAAAGAGGCGTTCCCGAATTTAAGGCCTGCATTTTATGCCATTCATAATCACGATTGGGTTCTTCAACCACGGGAACCGAGGGCTCCGAGGGAGTTTCCGTCGAAAGACCGCCGTCGCCCGTTGCAGGCGCTCCTGAAGAGGCATTGTCTTTAGAACAATTCACATCCAGGGCCTGAACAGTTTTTTGTAACTGATTGAAATTTCCACGCACCTTGTCCTGCATGTACGAGCGAAAAACAGTGGTGCGATCTCCGACATCAATCGCGGAGAGAAGTAAAAGAAGCTGTTCTGGAGTTTCCACTCTTTCCCCTTCCGGGGCCTCACTCAATAAAGAATCCACCAGAGCTTCAAGATCCCGGTTCAAACGCTTGATTTGCGCGGATGTCAATTGAGGATTTTGTTCAGAAAGCTTGTCGACTTGTTCCTGAAACGCTTGTTTCAGGACGTCGGCGGAAGGAATGCTCTTTTGCTCAAGAAGATAAGTTTTAAGACCATCCCAGAGTTTGGTTTCAAGTTGTTGATTCTTACAGGCAATATCCTGCACTGTCTCTGAAGCGATATCTTGAACCGCATCAAATCCTTGAGGTGCGCAGGCTGTCATCATCATGCCCAATGCGAAGTATAAACTGTGTTTTCTCATGCCTTTCTTATCGGCAGCCGTTACGACACAGATTACCTTCCTCACAAATTTTAGACTCGACTAGACTAAAATTTAGCCACTATAATCAGACTTACGAGGAACATCGCAGATATGGCAGAAAAGTTTATCAAAATTCAGGCACTTTAC
This portion of the Bdellovibrio sp. ArHS genome encodes:
- a CDS encoding DUF222 domain-containing protein, giving the protein MNLTNIPNDELTRRLEKLVRTERKITHLILQHINEIESRRLYADLGYDGMFSYLTKGLGYSESSAYRRIQSARLLRQIPEVAERLENGALNLSQLTQLNKCLREETRTSGIGATRIDTKALLKEIEHKNTYDTQKVLAKEFNQYPQKRTLIKPQSDASIRLEVTLSQEDFSDLSKARSLLSHSCPDGSWSDVISTLARKFIKTKMSVKTNHNQKKAI